The sequence below is a genomic window from Thermoflavifilum sp..
GCGCGCAACCGGTTGAGCGGCTTCCGGATCGTTTAAATAAGTAGGTGGAGTCCATCGATAGCGAGCGGCTCCGCCCTGAGCAAATAGCTGCACCGACTCTCCAGCACAGATAGTGGTATCCACCCCCACCCGCATGGCAAATGGCTTCGATACCTTCACCGGTACCGAATCGACCTGCCGGCAGCCATGCATATTAGTCACGAGTACGTGATACCACATATCGTCGGTCGGCGAAGCCAGCGGATTGGCCGATGTGGTATCGTTCAATCCATCGGCCGGCCACCAATGATATTGGATGCCATCCTGGGCATGCAACGAGGTGCTTTGACCCAGACAAACCACCGAGTCCCGTGCAGCGGCTGCCGGTATCGGCAGCGGAAAAATAGTCACTGGATGCCGGGCCGTATCCCGACAACCATCGGTGTTGGTGGCGATGAGTTTCACCTGAAAATCGCCAGCAGATGGGTATTGCTGCTCTGATGGACGGCTCGTTGTGTCGATCATGCCATTGCCAAAATCCCAGTACCACGAAACAATAGGTTTATAGCTGTTCAATATCCGGGATGAGAATTGCAACGGCGTTCCATAGCAGGCGCTATCGGGCCCCAGAATACCTACATGCGTGGTACCTACCACATGCAGGGTGTCGGTAACCGTCTGGCTGCAACCGAAATGGGTGGTTACCGTAAGCCGGATCACATAATCGCCCGGACGGGTATATCGATAGCTGGCCTGGTGCTGTGTAGACGTGTCCCGGTCGGTAGTCGGATCACCAAAATCCCAGAATACCTGATTGGGTAGCCCCAGGGTGTCGGCGGCAAAGCTATGCGAGGTGTCGGTTACCTCCACCATACCCGAGTCGCATACGATGCGGGGTTTCATGATAAAACCTGCAGAGAGCTGGTCAATGATCAGCGAGTCGTCGTTGCGAAACGATACGCTACACCCCGAGGAATCGCGTACAATGAGCACCGGTTTGTAATTGCCCCGCTGGGTATACGTATGGGTGATGATTGTATCGGTGCCGGGCGGCGATACCTGACCATCGCCAAAATCCCATTGATAGGAAACGGCATTCTTGGATGTGGCTTTAAACTGAATGCTGACGGGTAAGCCACAACCCGCCATGGGCTGGTGCATGATCTGGCCTACGGGCCCATGGATGACAAAGCTGATACGCGCCGTGTCGGTACATCCTCCATCACTGGTCACCACCAGCGTCACGGTATAATAGCCCGGATAATTGTAGATATGAGTAGGATTAACCAACTGAGAAGTGGCTCCATCCCCAAAATCCCACTTCACATTCCTGTAATGCACGGAATGATTCTCGAACTGGGCTACGAAGGGTGGGCATTTCACGCCGCCGCTGTCGGGCAGATTGCTGATGGAAAAAGCGGCATGGGGCGTGGAAATATGGATGTATTGCGGGCGAAACAAGCTATCGGTGCAGCCATATGCATTGATGAGATACAATCCCACATCATAGACGCCATCGGTGTCATACACATGCGAGGGATTCAGCTGGGTGGACGATTGCCCGTCGCCAAATGTCCATCTCACCTGGGTGGGACTGCCCGAAGATTGATTGACAAACCTTACCGGCTGGCCCGGACAGGAGAAGGTGTCGGGAGAATAAAAATTCGCTTTCACCTGGGTGATATGCAAGCCACCCGTCGGCCCTGTGATTTGCTGCGAACAACCATTGCTGTCGGTAACCATGAGGGTGATCGTGTAGGTTCCCGATTGCTGATAGATGTGCTGGATATCGCCGTTTCGTACGCTATCGCCCGCCAGCAAGGTATCTTTCATGCCGTCACCAAAATCCCATATCCAGGAAGCCAGCGGGCTGCCATTGGGCTTCGACAGATCCTGAAAAGGCAGGGCCACCTGTGCACAACCCTGTGTGCCCACCGAAAAGTTGGCCGTAGGGCCCACGACCCGCACCACACTGTCTTTCCGCACGGTGTCCTGACAGTTGTTGAGATCGGTGGTAATCAAACTAAAACTGTATACCCCCGGCTGGTTCAGGGTGAAGCGCACAGAAGGATTTGTGGTGGTCTGGCTGCCCGAAGCAGGTCCACGGTAAAACCATTGATAGGATTTGATGAGATTCGGATGGATGTTTGTCGCTTGCAGGGCAACGGCATTGTTACGGCATAACAGGCTATCGCTTATCGTAAAATCGGGATGCTCGTCAATGATTTGAAAGGTTTGCTGGGTGGTATAGGTGCAGGTGTCGTTGCTGACCGTGAGGATGGCGGTGAACGTCCCCGTAGTGGAATAGACATGCACCGGATTGGGCAGGGTATCATCATTCGCCGCGCCTGAGGCCGTATCCCCGAAATCCCACTGATAGTGAACGGCGCCTATGGAACGATCCAGGAACTGAATGGTATAAGGCGTGTTGCAATTTCTTCGGATGGCAAAAGCAGCAATGGGCGGCAAAATATGA
It includes:
- a CDS encoding PKD domain-containing protein — encoded protein: MKPQLIQVGDLPPVIVKIPSPICEQNPVLFVNQTSPVPRQIQWDFSDGTSYSGPQVSKSFFSAGQYSVQVINTYSSGCTDTVSRVFTVVPRPVANFSASPRTGCDVPMSVQFTYTGSGATQFIWDFGDGTTDTSASPTHVYRTLGNYTVKLKVVNAAGCSDSVVRNAYIQIQPPRAQLYASTDHGCVPLPVDFSARVQSLDSVVTAVWDFGDGTTDSGFAVQHIYTTEGVYTVKFTLTTSQGCTQTFTYPTPIRAGSPPVVNFSGTPTEACAETTIHFTDLSDKGEQWLWLFGDGGSSTQQNPAHVYGDTGYFNVSLIVTHLGCTDTLTRPRYIHILPPIAAFAIRRNCNTPYTIQFLDRSIGAVHYQWDFGDTASGAANDDTLPNPVHVYSTTGTFTAILTVSNDTCTYTTQQTFQIIDEHPDFTISDSLLCRNNAVALQATNIHPNLIKSYQWFYRGPASGSQTTTNPSVRFTLNQPGVYSFSLITTDLNNCQDTVRKDSVVRVVGPTANFSVGTQGCAQVALPFQDLSKPNGSPLASWIWDFGDGMKDTLLAGDSVRNGDIQHIYQQSGTYTITLMVTDSNGCSQQITGPTGGLHITQVKANFYSPDTFSCPGQPVRFVNQSSGSPTQVRWTFGDGQSSTQLNPSHVYDTDGVYDVGLYLINAYGCTDSLFRPQYIHISTPHAAFSISNLPDSGGVKCPPFVAQFENHSVHYRNVKWDFGDGATSQLVNPTHIYNYPGYYTVTLVVTSDGGCTDTARISFVIHGPVGQIMHQPMAGCGLPVSIQFKATSKNAVSYQWDFGDGQVSPPGTDTIITHTYTQRGNYKPVLIVRDSSGCSVSFRNDDSLIIDQLSAGFIMKPRIVCDSGMVEVTDTSHSFAADTLGLPNQVFWDFGDPTTDRDTSTQHQASYRYTRPGDYVIRLTVTTHFGCSQTVTDTLHVVGTTHVGILGPDSACYGTPLQFSSRILNSYKPIVSWYWDFGNGMIDTTSRPSEQQYPSAGDFQVKLIATNTDGCRDTARHPVTIFPLPIPAAAARDSVVCLGQSTSLHAQDGIQYHWWPADGLNDTTSANPLASPTDDMWYHVLVTNMHGCRQVDSVPVKVSKPFAMRVGVDTTICAGESVQLFAQGGAARYRWTPPTYLNDPEAAQPVARPDSSITYRIVGYGRDACFTDTGYVHIQVVPLPEVHATPDQTLVVGSQVQLQASGSPDVVSYQWSPPQWLSCTDCASPIATPRGNITYQVVAANALGCIAVATTKIRLVCSSGVVFIPNTFSPNGDQQNDIFYPRGKGIQIVRYFRIFNRWGQLMFERDNFPIDDKSFGWDGTFKGAALPPDVYVYVTEMVCDNGEVFQLKGNVTLLR